One genomic region from Deltaproteobacteria bacterium encodes:
- a CDS encoding glycosyltransferase, with protein sequence MEGRSLHGKRACVAHVITLLEWGGAQENTLFTVANLDPERFDRVLVAGKGGMLDSRAARIPGIRFRQVDSLVREIRPACDARAFISLRRILREEKRRMEGIPLIVHTHSSKAGILGRAAARAAGADVVLHSVHGFGFHDGQRKSLRSLLVGLERAASHWTDAFVAVSEENIRTGVREGIFPSGKARLIRSGFETGRFLEGSRERGRRLLGLPGDVPVVGTVAVFKPQKAPLDFIEVARRVRERIPAARFVMVGDGELRREVERAAEKASLADSLVLAGWRDEIPDLLRAFDVFLLTSRWEGLPKVVPQSLLSGVPVVATAVDGTREIIDDGVDGFLVQAGDVAGLANRVSGLLAGELKVNPLSRRARLLREFDQGEMVRAQERLYEELLMKKGIAV encoded by the coding sequence GTGGAAGGCCGGTCCCTTCATGGGAAGCGCGCGTGCGTTGCGCACGTCATTACGCTCCTCGAGTGGGGGGGCGCGCAGGAGAACACGCTCTTCACCGTCGCCAACCTCGATCCGGAACGATTCGACAGGGTCCTTGTCGCCGGCAAGGGGGGGATGCTAGATTCGAGGGCTGCGAGGATCCCGGGCATAAGGTTCCGGCAGGTCGATTCCCTCGTGCGTGAAATCCGTCCCGCGTGCGATGCGCGAGCCTTCATTTCGCTCAGGCGGATTCTGCGTGAGGAGAAACGACGGATGGAAGGAATCCCCCTCATCGTGCACACGCACAGTTCCAAGGCGGGTATCCTCGGGCGGGCCGCCGCGAGGGCGGCAGGCGCCGATGTCGTCCTTCATTCCGTTCACGGCTTCGGTTTCCATGACGGCCAGCGAAAAAGCCTGCGGAGCTTGCTGGTGGGTCTGGAACGCGCCGCATCGCACTGGACGGACGCATTCGTCGCGGTTTCCGAGGAAAACATCCGGACTGGAGTGCGGGAGGGGATCTTTCCGTCAGGCAAGGCGCGGTTGATCAGGAGCGGATTCGAAACCGGCAGGTTTCTTGAAGGATCGCGCGAAAGGGGGCGGCGCCTCCTTGGTCTTCCCGGCGATGTTCCCGTCGTGGGGACGGTAGCGGTATTCAAGCCGCAAAAAGCCCCGCTGGATTTCATCGAGGTCGCGCGCCGTGTGCGGGAACGGATCCCGGCCGCCCGGTTCGTCATGGTGGGAGACGGTGAACTTCGCCGGGAGGTGGAGCGGGCGGCGGAAAAGGCATCGCTCGCGGATAGTCTCGTCCTCGCGGGTTGGCGGGATGAAATTCCGGACCTGCTGCGCGCGTTCGACGTCTTTCTCCTTACGTCGCGTTGGGAGGGTTTGCCGAAGGTGGTTCCCCAATCGCTTCTCTCCGGCGTTCCCGTCGTCGCCACTGCGGTCGATGGAACGCGGGAAATAATCGACGACGGCGTCGACGGCTTCCTGGTTCAGGCGGGGGACGTCGCCGGACTCGCGAACCGCGTTTCGGGGCTGCTGGCGGGGGAACTCAAGGTAAATCCCCTGTCCAGGCGGGCGCGGCTGCTCCGGGAGTTCGACCAGGGGGAAATGGTCCGCGCCCAGGAGCGTTTATACGAAGAACTGTTGATGAAGAAGGGGATCGCGGTTTGA
- a CDS encoding HAMP domain-containing histidine kinase has product MKRDVSVRTGVVIQLTLIAVGSLSLLALFSLKAIELSMERRHAEAALSVAYAVRSSVEAAGEGGVAGMARIPGAVSGQSPYVQGVDLLPEGPPADGVIVEPAGETAGGILSVHPAVDVTLPLAAGTDRARGIRVRFYSPGVVKEARHLVRIAGLLVGADIIVMVLFGTFLMDRSVVRPLRRLASVAEKIAAGDYGLRADEYPGNEVGQLGASFNRMVEAMLSAREKARRAEFDAYRSEKLATVGRLAAGVAHEVGSPLMAVRGYAEYLGKTSVDRAEREECLGKIVEETRKIENIVRGLLSVASPGGIEGEAQADINAAVRETLDVLSFRKMFRNIEIDVEYGEVGRACISAGRLQQVLLNLVLNAVDAMGDSGTLRIRTFEVVPWIPRSARDVRRRATDPSNVDVITLRGGREKAQSEGVAVSISDTGGGISPENLEIVFDPFFTTKEPGKGTGLGLSVSRAIVEGAGGEIRAGSEKGKGSTFTVVLPVSPAASAAAAAGRESDV; this is encoded by the coding sequence TTGAAACGGGACGTTTCGGTGCGGACGGGCGTCGTCATCCAGTTGACGCTTATCGCCGTCGGCTCCCTTTCCCTGCTGGCCCTTTTTTCCCTGAAAGCCATCGAACTCAGCATGGAACGCCGTCATGCCGAGGCGGCGCTTTCGGTCGCATACGCCGTCAGAAGCTCCGTTGAAGCGGCGGGAGAAGGCGGGGTCGCCGGCATGGCAAGAATCCCGGGGGCGGTTTCCGGTCAATCGCCCTATGTGCAGGGGGTGGATCTGCTTCCCGAAGGCCCTCCGGCGGACGGCGTCATCGTCGAACCGGCAGGCGAAACCGCCGGCGGAATACTTTCCGTCCATCCGGCGGTAGATGTGACTCTTCCGCTTGCCGCGGGGACGGATCGCGCCAGGGGAATTCGTGTCCGGTTCTATTCGCCCGGGGTCGTAAAGGAGGCGCGGCACCTCGTCAGGATCGCGGGCCTGCTGGTGGGAGCGGATATAATCGTCATGGTCCTGTTCGGGACGTTCCTCATGGATCGTTCGGTCGTGCGCCCCTTGCGGCGCCTTGCATCAGTAGCCGAAAAGATTGCAGCGGGTGATTACGGCCTGCGGGCGGACGAATACCCGGGGAATGAGGTGGGGCAGCTGGGCGCCTCGTTCAACCGGATGGTCGAAGCGATGCTTTCGGCGAGGGAAAAGGCCCGACGTGCCGAATTCGACGCGTACCGTTCCGAAAAGCTGGCGACGGTCGGACGGCTGGCCGCCGGTGTCGCGCACGAAGTGGGAAGCCCTCTGATGGCGGTGAGAGGGTACGCGGAGTACCTCGGGAAGACTTCCGTGGACAGGGCGGAGCGTGAGGAATGTCTTGGCAAGATCGTCGAGGAGACGCGGAAAATAGAGAATATAGTCCGCGGACTACTGTCGGTGGCTTCCCCGGGGGGGATCGAGGGCGAGGCGCAGGCGGACATTAATGCCGCCGTGCGCGAAACATTGGATGTTCTCTCGTTCAGGAAGATGTTCCGTAATATCGAAATCGATGTCGAATACGGGGAGGTCGGCCGTGCGTGCATTTCCGCAGGGCGGCTTCAGCAGGTCCTTCTGAATCTGGTTCTGAACGCGGTGGACGCGATGGGAGATAGTGGAACGCTCCGGATCCGCACCTTCGAAGTCGTGCCGTGGATTCCGCGGTCTGCCCGCGACGTAAGAAGGCGCGCCACCGATCCATCGAATGTGGATGTCATTACGCTGCGCGGGGGGCGGGAAAAGGCCCAGTCCGAAGGGGTGGCCGTGTCGATCTCGGATACCGGGGGCGGGATAAGCCCCGAAAACCTGGAGATCGTATTCGATCCGTTTTTCACGACAAAGGAACCGGGTAAAGGGACGGGCCTCGGCTTGTCTGTATCACGCGCCATCGTGGAAGGGGCGGGGGGTGAAATTCGCGCCGGGAGCGAGAAGGGCAAGGGCTCGACCTTTACCGTCGTCCTTCCCGTCAGTCCGGCTGCAAGTGCGGCGGCGGCCGCCGGAAGGGAATCGGATGTCTGA
- a CDS encoding prepilin peptidase, with protein MTALTILAFVAGACIGSFLNVLIHRLPREESIVSPGSRCPACGRGIRPWENIPLASFVFLGGRCKGCGIRISLRYPFVEAITAAGYALLLHFDGMGFTLLRDLVFFSLLVPITFIDIDHRIIPDELSLGGLAAGVLLSFLPGGDWQGSLLGGVVGGGILYATAVAYEKATGREGMGGGDIKLIAMIGAFLGWKGALLAIFSGSLLGTAGGLIAMRKGKDGLKTAIPFGPYLCAAAVIARFLGGTFWGFLMGY; from the coding sequence TTGACGGCCCTCACTATCCTGGCATTCGTCGCGGGCGCCTGCATCGGCAGCTTCCTTAACGTGCTTATCCATCGGCTTCCCCGCGAAGAGTCTATCGTCAGTCCGGGCTCCCGCTGTCCCGCCTGCGGCCGCGGCATACGGCCGTGGGAAAATATCCCCCTTGCGAGTTTCGTTTTTCTCGGCGGCAGGTGCAAGGGATGCGGGATCAGGATCTCCCTGCGGTATCCGTTCGTCGAGGCGATAACCGCCGCCGGTTACGCGCTCCTTCTCCATTTCGACGGCATGGGATTCACTCTCCTCCGCGATCTTGTCTTCTTTTCCCTCCTGGTGCCGATTACCTTCATCGATATCGATCACCGGATCATCCCCGACGAGCTTTCCCTCGGCGGGCTCGCCGCAGGCGTTCTCCTCTCCTTCCTCCCCGGTGGCGACTGGCAGGGGAGCCTGCTGGGAGGCGTGGTCGGCGGCGGGATCCTGTATGCGACGGCGGTCGCATACGAAAAGGCGACCGGCAGGGAAGGAATGGGAGGAGGCGACATCAAGCTCATAGCCATGATTGGCGCGTTCCTCGGATGGAAAGGGGCGCTGCTGGCCATTTTTTCCGGTTCATTGCTGGGAACGGCGGGTGGTTTGATCGCCATGAGGAAAGGCAAGGATGGGTTGAAGACCGCTATCCCGTTCGGCCCTTATCTCTGCGCTGCGGCCGTGATCGCCCGGTTCCTTGGCGGGACTTTCTGGGGTTTCCTCATGGGTTATTGA